Sequence from the Streptomyces sp. NBC_00358 genome:
GACAGCCGTCATGTCGTGGGCGGCGGTCACGGTACGCCCGCCACCGCCTCCGGACGCGACCGTCCGCCGACCGTCGCGTACCTGAGCCAGATCGCCCGCGCCGCCGAGGATCTGGGGTTCGTCGGTGCCCTCACCCCGACGGGGGCGTGGTGCGAGGACGCGTGGCTGACGACCGCGATGGTCAGCCGGCACACCGAGCGGCTGAAGTTCCTCGTCGCCTTCCGTCCTGGCTTCGTGTCGCCCACGCTCGCCGCCCAGATGGCCTCCACCTTCCAGCGCCAGAGCGGCGGACGGCTGCTGCTGAACGTGGTGACCGGTGGCGAGAGCCATGAGCAGCGTGCCTACGGCGACTTCCTCGACAAGGACTCCCGCTACCGCCGTACGGGCGAATTCCTCCAGATAGTCCGGGAGTTGTGGGACGGCAAGACCGTCGACCTGGCAGGCGAGCACCTCCGGGTCGAGGACGCCCGGCTCACCCGGGTCCCCGACCCGGTCCCGGAGATCTACTTCGGCGGTTCCTCACCCGTCGCCGGTGAGGTCGCCGCCCGTCACGCCGACGTCTACCTCACCTGGGGCGAGCCACCGGCTCAGGTCGCAGAGAAGATCGCCTGGATCCGCGGGCTCGCGGCCGCGGAGGGGCGCACCCTCCGCTTCGGCATCCGGCTGCACGTCATCACCCGCGACACGTCCGAGCAGGCCTGGGCCGAGGCGCACCGGCTCCTCGACGGCTTCGACCCGGAGACGGTGCGGTCGGTGCAGGCCGGACTCGCCCGCAGTGAGTCGCGGGGCCAGCAGCGGATGCTCGCGCTGCACGGCGGCGGCCGGGACGGCCTGGAGATCCACCCCAACCTATGGGCCGGCATCGGTCTGGTGCGCGGCGGAGCGGGCACCGCACTGGTCGGCAGCCACGATGAGGTGGCCGAGCGGATCAGGGAGTACCACGCCCTGGGCATCGACGAGTTCGTGTTCTCCGGCTATCCGCACCTGGAGGAGGCCTACTGGTTCGGCGAGGGCGTTCTGCCCCGCCTCGCCGCGCAGGGCCTGTGGCAGCACCCGTTCGCGACCCCGCCCGTGCCCGCCGCCCAAGTCCCCTTCACCGGCTGAACGGCCCGGCCGAACGGACCGGTCGGATGCCATTGACCGATCGACTGGGACGGGAAGGGCGCTTCGGGGGCCCGGCCGCGCCTCGGGCGGCCCGGTCGGGACAGGGTCACCGGAGCGACCTCCCCGCCCGAGCGAACCGGGTCACCCGCGCGAACCGGGCCCCCGGAACGAACCGGGTCACCCGGGCGATCCCAGCGATCCGAGGTGCGCGGCGCGCACCTCGGCCGTCTGGCCCTGCACCAGCAGGAACATTCCCTCGCGCGCCAGCCGCTGCGCCGGGCTCCGCAGATCCATCGCCCGTCCGCCGCCGGCCACGACCGCCGCGGTGGTCGCCGCCCGCATCACGTCGTACGCCCGCGTCTTGCACGCCAGCCGCTCCTCGATGCGCTCGGTCGGCGCCGGGTGGTCGGCGAGCTCGTACGCCTGCCGCCTGACCACGTCGAGCCGTGCCCGCAGGGTGTCCGCGGTCTCCTTCGCGGAGTCGGCGGGATCGTCCTCCAGCAGACCGATCGCCGTCGCCGTCACCCCGAACACGGCCGGTGAGGCATTGGTGTTCTTCGGCCGGTCGGCGACCGCCCAGGACGCGTACGGGGTGCGCAGCGCGACCGCGTCCTCGGGCAGCCGGAACCCGTCCAGCTCCAGCGAGACCGTCCGGGACGCGGAGAGCGCGGCCAGGCGCATCGGCGGGGACGGACGCAGCCCCGGCTGCTCGCGCGCCTCGGTGAACGCGAACAGCGCCTCGTCCGCGTCCGTCACCCCCGCCAGCAGCATGACGTCGTTCAGCCCCCAGCCCGTGTACCAGGGGACCGTCCCGTCGAAGCGCCAGCCGCCGCGCTCGCGTGTGACCCGTACCGGGACGCGCGGGTGGGCGCGCAACTGCGCGTAGGCGACACCGGACAGCAGCTCCCCGCGGGCGAGCGGCCCCAGCAGGCGCTCCCGCACCGGAAGGTCACTCTTCGCCAGGGTCGTCACCGGCGTGTGGTGCTGGGTCTGCACGAACCACGTCGAGCAGCACGCCCCGGCCAGGATCTCCGCGGTCTCCCGGACTACCGCGGCGGGCGCCGCCGAGCCGCCGTACGCCACCGGGGCGACCGCCCCGAGCAGCCCCGAACGCCTGACCGCCTCGATACTGCTCGCCGGGACGCCTTCCTGGTCCACGCGCTCCGCCGAGGGCGCCAGCACCTCGGCCGCCAGGGTCCGGGCCGCCGTGACGAGCGGATGCGGTGGGACGGTCATCGAGGAATCTCCCGCTGTCGTCGTGGCGTGTGTCGATCCGGCGCCGTCTCGTTCGTGTAGTCAGTGAGACGCCGAGTGAGAGACATCCGAGGAGGACACATCATGAAGTACTACCTGTTGAGCGTGATGCAGCCGCAGGGCGAGCGGCCCGCGCCCGAGGTCCTGGAAGAGATCATGCACAACGTGGAGGTGTTCCACACGGAGCTGCGCGAGGCCGGTGCCTGGGTGTTCGCCGGTGGCCTGCACGGGCTGGACTCGGCCACCGTGCTGCGGGCCCGCGACGGTGACGTCCTGGTCACCGACGGACCGTACACGGAGAGCAAGGAGTATCTGGGCGGGATCTGTCTGCTCAAGGCGCCCGACCTCGACGCGGCGCTGATGTGGGGGCGCAAGGCGGCGCTGGCGACCACGCTTCCCATCGAGGTACGCCCGTTCATGCACGAGACCGAGGACTGATGGCGGTCGGCGCCGCCGGGATCGAGGCCGTCTTCCGCGCCGAGTACGGCCGGGCGGTCGCCGTCCTGATCCGCT
This genomic interval carries:
- a CDS encoding YciI family protein, which produces MKYYLLSVMQPQGERPAPEVLEEIMHNVEVFHTELREAGAWVFAGGLHGLDSATVLRARDGDVLVTDGPYTESKEYLGGICLLKAPDLDAALMWGRKAALATTLPIEVRPFMHETED
- a CDS encoding LLM class flavin-dependent oxidoreductase — translated: MSLTFHWFLPTNGDSRHVVGGGHGTPATASGRDRPPTVAYLSQIARAAEDLGFVGALTPTGAWCEDAWLTTAMVSRHTERLKFLVAFRPGFVSPTLAAQMASTFQRQSGGRLLLNVVTGGESHEQRAYGDFLDKDSRYRRTGEFLQIVRELWDGKTVDLAGEHLRVEDARLTRVPDPVPEIYFGGSSPVAGEVAARHADVYLTWGEPPAQVAEKIAWIRGLAAAEGRTLRFGIRLHVITRDTSEQAWAEAHRLLDGFDPETVRSVQAGLARSESRGQQRMLALHGGGRDGLEIHPNLWAGIGLVRGGAGTALVGSHDEVAERIREYHALGIDEFVFSGYPHLEEAYWFGEGVLPRLAAQGLWQHPFATPPVPAAQVPFTG
- a CDS encoding acyl-CoA dehydrogenase family protein; this encodes MTVPPHPLVTAARTLAAEVLAPSAERVDQEGVPASSIEAVRRSGLLGAVAPVAYGGSAAPAAVVRETAEILAGACCSTWFVQTQHHTPVTTLAKSDLPVRERLLGPLARGELLSGVAYAQLRAHPRVPVRVTRERGGWRFDGTVPWYTGWGLNDVMLLAGVTDADEALFAFTEAREQPGLRPSPPMRLAALSASRTVSLELDGFRLPEDAVALRTPYASWAVADRPKNTNASPAVFGVTATAIGLLEDDPADSAKETADTLRARLDVVRRQAYELADHPAPTERIEERLACKTRAYDVMRAATTAAVVAGGGRAMDLRSPAQRLAREGMFLLVQGQTAEVRAAHLGSLGSPG